A genomic window from Elaeis guineensis isolate ETL-2024a chromosome 3, EG11, whole genome shotgun sequence includes:
- the LOC140856204 gene encoding probable aspartic protease At2g35615, protein MAFASTKSASLLLLLFLLVALPSLSHQQHIRLIDRDSPESPLFESSAATLADKWRRIHRRSVAYRDHFQAVMEGRRKLLSTPLAAENLQEAGFDQVDGEYLMEFTIGTPPVKVTGMLDVAGDFIWTQCEPCPNCSPHLGPLYDPSKSSTSTTFSCSSSECLTVPHHVCGGNETCRYVRENESGVETNGLLISDVLAIDGVTYFAPARVGLTGNEYFSLAFRSNNSTPFTFSHCFRKDFDNPSAGNTSSELHLGKEARLNGRSSPLAMCPTGRNRFFSPTLLGMGVGTRALNLTRELVGGNCSILFTSSTPLTFLKKPFFDLVASTVTEQAHLPELPRRANDPWDLCFNGTFQDLVGYLPKILVSFDGEVALPLLKEQIYAEVDHGRTCLLMAPTDGVNMIGTYFQMNEILDMIFVVNPTICLFGS, encoded by the exons ATGGCCTTTGCTTCAACGAAGTCGGCGTCGTTGCTATTGCTGCTCTTCCTCCTTGTTGCGCTCCCATCTCTCTCCCACCAGCAACACATCCGCCTCATCGACCGTGATTCCCCTGAGTCCCCTCTCTTCGAATCGAGCGCCGCCACCCTGGCCGACAAGTGGCGGAGGATCCATCGGCGCTCGGTCGCCTACCGTGACCACTTCCAAGCAGTCATGGAAGGCCGCCGCAAGTTGTTGTCGACGCCGCTAGCTGCAGAAAACCTACAGGAGGCTGGCTTCGATCAGGTCGATGGGGAATACCTGATGGAATTCACCATCGGCACTCCTCCGGTAAAGGTAACGGGGATGCTGGATGTGGCGggcgacttcatctggactcagtGCGAGCCATGTCCCAACTGCAGCCCCCATCTCGGCCCACTCTACGACCCCTCAAAGTCCTCCACAAGCACCACCTTCTCCTGCTCATCCAGCGAATGTCTCACTGTCCCGCATCACGTTTGCGGCGGCAACGAGACGTGTCGGTACGTCCGGGAAAACGAGAGTGGCGTCGAGACCAACGGCCTCCTCATCTCCGACGTGCTCGCCATCGACGGTGTCACCTATTTTG CTCCGGCGAGGGTGGGTCTCACCGGGAACGAGTACTTCTCGCTCGCGTTCAGATCTAATAACTCCACACCGTTTACCTTCTCCCACTGCTTTAGGAAGGATTTTGATAACCCCTCCGCCGGGAACACCTCTAGTGAGCTGCACCTGGGGAAGGAAGCACGGCTAAACGGTAGGTCGTCGCCGTTAGCCATGTGCCCGACGGGCAGGAACCGGTTCTTCTCGCCCACCTTACTTGGGATGGGCGTCGGCACGAGGGCGCTGAACCTGACGAGGGAGTTGGTGGGCGGGAACTGCTCCATCCTCTTCACCTCGTCGACGCCCCTCACGTTCTTGAAGAAACCATTTTTCGATCTAGTGGCGTCCACGGTGACGGAACAGGCTCACCTTCCGGAGCTGCCGCGCCGAGCGAATGACCCTTGGGACTTGTGCTTCAACGGGACCTTTCAGGATTTGGTGGGGTACCTCCCAAAAATATTGGTCTCTTTTGATGGTGAAGTGGCGCTGCCCTTGTTGAAGGAACAAATATATGCTGAGGTGGATCATGGAAGGACCTGCCTTCTCATGGCACCAACCGACGGCGTTAATATGATCGGGACTTACTTTCAGATGAACGAAATATTGGATATGATCTTCGTAGTAAATCCGACTATCTGCTTATTTGGATCCTGA